A section of the Streptomyces sp. NBC_00178 genome encodes:
- a CDS encoding STAS domain-containing protein yields MTERVPVLKIGDVLLVSIQVDLEDQTVLDLQDDLAARIVATGATGVVIDITAVEIVDSFVGRMLATTAAISHMLDAETVVVGMRPAVAITLVELGLSLGGVRTALTLEKGLDMLARPDSRPPAKP; encoded by the coding sequence GTGACCGAGCGAGTCCCCGTGCTGAAGATCGGCGACGTCCTGCTGGTCTCCATCCAGGTCGACCTCGAGGACCAGACCGTCCTCGATCTGCAGGACGACCTCGCGGCGCGGATCGTGGCGACCGGTGCGACGGGCGTGGTCATCGACATCACCGCGGTGGAGATCGTCGACTCGTTCGTCGGCCGCATGCTCGCCACCACGGCCGCCATCTCCCACATGCTGGACGCCGAGACCGTCGTCGTCGGCATGCGGCCGGCCGTCGCCATCACGCTGGTCGAGCTGGGACTCTCACTCGGCGGCGTACGCACGGCTCTCACACTGGAGAAGGGGCTCGACATGCTGGCCCGGCCCGACAGCCGTCCTCCGGCGAAGCCGTGA
- a CDS encoding ATP-binding SpoIIE family protein phosphatase, protein MGPLTLLESEDVAWFRDDESLPASTRGAAAALARRLGFDEQRCAEVSLAVSEAATNLRKHAVDGALLLRIVRTEQDAGLEIVTTDDGPGMPDIARCLVDGTSSAGTLGIGLGAITRLADSFDVHSLPGRGTVLTARFWTRDAARRSAPPGEPVVAGITRPITGEVVCGDAWAARVAGGSTAEPTAAATHRVAAREPAADPLGWAALTGFRPAPDRPRQTKVAPASKGEAEGPALLLMFCDGLGHGPLAHRASEAAVTAFRESRSEDPAGVITEIHKALRGSRGGAVAVVRVEPLTRSLLFCGVGNVSTFVVDSETNGRRSLLSAPGIVGHQLPNLRAVRQELPRHGGVVMHSDGLTERWTPSSLPGFLEHSPLVAAAQLLREAGVRRDDAGVAVVKGHW, encoded by the coding sequence ATGGGCCCGCTGACCCTGCTGGAATCCGAGGACGTCGCGTGGTTCCGTGACGACGAGTCGCTTCCCGCGTCGACGAGGGGAGCCGCGGCGGCGCTCGCCAGGCGCCTCGGTTTCGACGAGCAGCGCTGCGCCGAGGTGTCCCTCGCGGTGAGCGAGGCGGCCACCAACCTGCGCAAGCACGCCGTCGACGGCGCGCTGCTGCTCCGGATCGTGCGCACCGAACAGGACGCCGGCCTCGAGATCGTCACGACGGACGACGGCCCCGGCATGCCGGACATCGCCCGGTGTCTCGTGGACGGCACGTCGTCCGCGGGAACGCTGGGGATCGGCCTGGGGGCGATCACCCGCCTGGCCGACAGCTTCGACGTCCATTCACTGCCGGGGCGGGGGACCGTGCTGACCGCCCGGTTCTGGACCAGGGACGCCGCCCGGCGTTCCGCTCCACCGGGGGAGCCGGTCGTCGCGGGCATCACCCGGCCCATCACCGGTGAGGTGGTGTGCGGGGACGCCTGGGCCGCGCGCGTGGCCGGGGGGAGCACGGCGGAGCCGACGGCCGCGGCCACGCACCGGGTCGCGGCACGCGAGCCCGCCGCCGACCCGCTCGGGTGGGCCGCGCTCACCGGATTCCGGCCGGCCCCGGACCGGCCCCGGCAGACGAAGGTGGCACCGGCGTCGAAGGGGGAGGCCGAAGGGCCCGCACTGCTGCTGATGTTCTGCGACGGCCTCGGACACGGCCCACTGGCCCACCGGGCCTCCGAGGCGGCCGTGACCGCCTTCCGCGAGAGCCGGTCCGAGGACCCCGCGGGCGTGATCACCGAGATCCACAAGGCCCTGCGCGGCAGCCGCGGCGGCGCGGTCGCCGTCGTGCGCGTCGAACCGCTCACCAGGAGCCTGCTCTTCTGCGGCGTGGGCAACGTGAGCACGTTCGTCGTCGACTCGGAGACCAACGGCAGGCGCTCCCTGCTCTCCGCACCGGGGATCGTCGGGCACCAGCTTCCGAACCTCCGCGCCGTACGCCAGGAACTCCCGCGCCACGGTGGCGTGGTCATGCACTCGGACGGGCTCACCGAACGCTGGACGCCGTCCTCCCTGCCCGGCTTCCTGGAGCACTCGCCCCTGGTGGCAGCCGCCCAGCTGCTGCGGGAGGCCGGCGTACGCCGCGACGACGCGGGCGTCGCCGTAGTGAAGGGGCACTGGTGA
- a CDS encoding anti-sigma regulatory factor: MSGSRPVPDADHETVTITSNDDVVRARQLVRTLAQRCRLSLVDQTKLVTAASELARNTLVYGGGGVMRTGLVRQDSRVGVTAVFEDSGPGIPDLDLALTDGWTSGGGLGLGLSGARRLVDDFTLDTEVGRGTQVAVTKWAR, translated from the coding sequence GTGAGCGGGTCCCGGCCCGTCCCGGACGCCGATCACGAGACCGTCACCATCACGTCGAACGACGACGTGGTGCGGGCCCGCCAGCTGGTGCGCACCCTCGCCCAGCGGTGCAGGCTCTCGCTGGTCGACCAGACGAAGCTGGTCACCGCGGCGAGCGAACTCGCCCGCAACACCCTGGTCTACGGGGGCGGCGGCGTCATGCGCACCGGCCTCGTCCGCCAGGACAGCCGGGTGGGTGTCACCGCCGTCTTCGAGGACTCCGGCCCCGGCATCCCCGACCTGGACCTGGCCCTGACCGACGGCTGGACGTCGGGCGGCGGTCTCGGCCTGGGACTCAGCGGAGCCCGGCGGCTGGTCGACGACTTCACGCTCGACACGGAGGTCGGCCGGGGCACGCAGGTTGCGGTGACCAAATGGGCCCGCTGA